ctgtgcagtttgcactcccaagggtggggggcggagggcgggcggtggggagccaggtgcccggaggggggaggggaagagcatgtcactcaggccatgtgagctgcacgctgcatagcatgaggacagcaagcagcaggtgcaaccacgtgcaacctggtgaccgagcggcacgtgaccacggcaggcagctgcaggccacgcctgggaccctgctgctcacacacatttggcgggaccagggggaagggtggatgccggacggaactggccagggccccagggactcagcccagagcccgcagctccagcaagggtgcagaccagagaacggcacactgtcccatgcctggctgtgaggcacagccagcttctaattgggtagaccgcagcgtcacggtcctgtgaccgtggcccccaccgagcccctcacctgctcccggtgccttggctggttccccaagggaagtccccactggggccacacatgttcctgggctaccgggcttgcgggagggatcgtgggagggagaagggcccctgagttgtgctgcaaggatgggacatccccccaccccccagtcacccttctggttccgtccaggagatatcccacacgaggggatctgagagcccagaccgcctctgccagatgtgctcccaggcactgcgtggggatgcatctcactccctgtcaaacagcagtgattaacccaaaagcttttcacagtctccaccggcagggagttccacaggtgaacgctgcactagcaccctcccgccctgcatggggccaggatacagagcggtgcttacaataccctggagggaggaccctactccaggggcaggcaggaggggaaccgagtgggcccaagccacacaactgtggggtcacctgggttcggggtggagggcatgcggtgtggggacagtggacggcctgcctgactgacccatcctttcttctcttccttgcagcgggacccagcaccagaccctccattgcggcagcagcgccacccccagcaggccaaccccggaggcacaggctccgccagagggaccagctgcttcggcgccacgtccatgctgtggaggcaatccaggcctccatcgaggagcgggtgcagggggacctgcagtggcggcaggatgcctgggctgccttcctggccgaatgcagagggatgcgcaccaccatggacactctcacggcacatattgtgcatgccattcactatggcatgggcagagcccaggcccccgccatccctcccgtagcacaggtcatgccccctcccatcccagctcctggccctgttcctgcccctcctcctatcccagctcctggccctgttcctgcccctcctcctatcccagctcctggccctgttcctgcccctcctcctgaccctgttcctgcccctgttcctgcccctgttcctggccgtgcccctgttcctggccgtgcccctgttcctggccgtgcccctgttcctggccgtgtccatgctcctggccacctccgcgtgcagcctgccccgacgcggtctgcccagcgtgggcaggctggcccccggaggagcgttcgcaggggccgcccatcccagtaactgcctccccccgtcccagttgaaggtctccccctctcctgtcccagttgaaggtctcccccctctcctgtcccagttgaaggtctcccccccccccccccttgtaaataaacagatctctactttgctgttcattcgtgtgttgggtattgtgtaactcttgggtagtgtacaaaatgatgtgagatgccaagtagccacttaaatgtaacatggtggcaaactgtggagaacgaaatctgtactctattcactggggggggggggggggggggggcggtcagtagtggtcagtagtttgtggcgcagaaataaatgatgacacttttcagtaacaggtaaaccacaaaatattattaacatagattacaaactagcaagaacagttacaagatgcacacaacagagattattaaacaaactctaggcacagggaggacgattgtggtgttgctggccacctcgatcctttggtccttccgggcctcaggagaggaacagccaggagatccctcgacggatgatcgtgctgttgctggccacctcgatcctttggtccttccgggcctcaggagaggaacagccaggagatccctcgacggatgatcgtggtgttgctggccacctcgatcctttgggccttccgggcctcaggagaggaacagccaggagatccctcgacggatgatcgtgctgttgctggccacctcgatcctttggtccttccgggcctcaggagaggaacagccaggagatccctcgacggatgatcgtggtgttgctggccacctcgatcctttgggccttccgggcctcaggagaggaacagccaggagatccctcgaaggatgatcgtgctgttgctggccatgtcagtcctttgggccttccgggcctcaggagaggaacagccaggagatccattgaagatggcactgatgtaagccttccacacaagtcccaaatcctgttggctgttcctcaggacggcgatggtggcctaaaccctagcctaacttaaaagacaaaccctaactacgcccgacgcacccgacgaacagacttgATGACGGGCGCGatatgctgtgacccgacgctttactatactattgggggggggaggtaaggggaggaggtggggaagggtaggagctgggacagagtactctggggtgacccaagcgaccctgctagggggcttgggcaaacatgtccaccagggcctctctaatgcgcaccgcctcctggcgcgcctggcggatggcagctgtggcaggctggtccaaggtctgtgcctcagctgccacccatgcagggaggaaggcctccccactgcgctccacaatattgtggagcacgcagcacgcggccagcacctccgttgcattctgctcacccatgtcgagacgggtgagcaaacaacggaagcggccttttaagcgaccaaatgccagctccactgggtttcgggcccggttgaggcggtcgttgaaccgggcccggttctggtccggctgccccgtgtagggccgcatgagccagggcatcagggggtaggccgcatccccgacgatgcagatgggcatcggtacatccccaacagtcaagtcccgccaggggaagtaggtgcccgcctccaacctctgaaacagtccagagttccggaggatgcgggcgtcgtgtgcccggccggaccagccgccgtagatgtccaggaagcggccccggtgatccatgagggcctgcagaacgatggagcagtacccctttctgttcataaagtgggctgctcgatgctctggggcccggatggcgatgtgggtggcgtccagggctcccccgcagttggggaacccgagggcagcgaagccggccatggtctcatcgacgtcgcgcaggcggatgattcttggcagcaggacgtcattgatggcgtggacaacctgcagaagggtgcagagaaacacaagggaacacattacatacagccaggggtgagtgtgcgctcccttgggtcccccccccttgattccctctgtccacacacacacacacacacacacacacaccagggccccccatgtccccccccaccagtgggcctgtgcaagggagggatggccaaaacccctgggcgacccagcctggagtcttggctgtccctgggcctggagtggagcaccctccccccatcccactccccctgggacttacctggatgacgatcacgccaacggtggatcttcccaccccgaactggtgtgccaccgagcggtagctgtccggtgtggccagcttccacagcgcgatggcaaccctcttgttgacggggatgggtgcccgcagccgggtggcggttctctgtagcgcgggggtgagccaggtgcacagggtcaagaaggtctgttttctcatccggaaattccggacccactgctggtcgtcccatagtccgaggaccacacggtcccaccagtcggtgctgatgtccaaactccagagtggccggtatacagtggggtgctgatgagacagagttgccagggcctccctggtgagggcgtccaaggcgatctctgcctcctggtccatgaacagcatggcaccggcctgcagcacgagctgcagccagcggaacagcaccaagaggggcccgaccaggcacatggccacccgtggctccatagtacacagagctgggcaaaaaaataaaccgcagagaaaagcagttgggggccaaagggggggtgtccccaaaagtcaaagggcacccacagacctgcgaagggtgtcagtccctggaagaggccccaaggcacgggagcaggagaccaacggctgcccggcgagacccctttaagcacgtgtctgaacggcgctctggccccgcccccggaaagggctggtggcctttgccctcttcaaaatggctccgggctttctgcttttccggaaaagcgcgccgccaatgtagacgcgcttttccggaaaagcgcatcgttatcgcggaaactccgtggccaatgtagacgctccttttccggaaaagctgaaaacggaatgtattccgttttaagcatttccggaaattcatgccagtgtagacgtagccaagctgttTATCTTCAGTTTTAAGGACCTATATGACCTATATCCATCCTTCCAGTCATCTCTCATTCACTATTGATAGATCCACTAGATCAGCCCATCCACCTCTCTCTTGCTCACTTGTCACCTATGATAAATTCCTTCAAATTGCTCCTGAAAACTATCCTTTGCCATGATGCCTACAAAAACTAGGCAATTACAAGGCCAGTGGAGTCCTAACACTAATGCCTATCATGCAGAACAATATTGTCCTCGctgtttccttgtactcccctgtctgtctgtcttcatCTGTTGTCTCTTGCCTTAGCCCATAAGTTCTTTGTAGCAGTCACTGTCTTTCTAGGCTGTTATGCTAATACAAATAAGTAACCAATTATAACAGTTCTTTAGAAACATTTTCTCCACCATCAACATCACTTATGTCTTCACTGAATTATTTTTCATCCAGCTGCTTTCTCCGGGAGCTTTCCTTGCTCAGGAGAACTGTTTGATGGTATTATATATGTGTGATGTGAAGGAAATACAATGTTAGGGGTTGTCCATGTTTTTCTAAAACTGAAGTCCATGACACATCACGTTATCCCCAAGGGATTTAACATCTATGTTGAATGCTAAAAGGGATAAAATTCAATTATGTAGGACTCCACCCATGAATGTTCCCAAGTCAGAAGAGCAGGTGCCCCAAAAGGACCCTCTTAAATCCAAGTAACTGAAAGAACAGCAGAAAGTACATATCAGGTCACTCTAATCCCTGTGGTAGGTTTCTCAGATAATTTAGTAGCACCCTATGCTACCTATGCCAATCACTGATGATAGTTCTGTACTAGAATAATctattttttaaaggaattgGTCCCCACTCTTATTAGAACCAGCTCTGTTTCAGTGAATAATGCATTAATAATTCTGGCAAGCAAGAGCTTTTCATTATTCATTATCAACACATTTTTTATTAAAGAATGAACTTGCCCTACTTAAGATGACAGTGAAAAATTGCTATTTAATTCCCTATGCTTCTCTTAGTGTGCCTCGGGTACTTTTTGAGCTTTCAATAATGTGTTTCTAAGTTGTGTGACATAATGTATGCCATTAACTGACTGCACTTAATGTAGTATTATTTAGAGTTATGAACTCAACTGATTGTTTTTTAATGTTGCCAGGAATGAAAG
Above is a window of Pelodiscus sinensis isolate JC-2024 chromosome 5, ASM4963464v1, whole genome shotgun sequence DNA encoding:
- the LOC142829446 gene encoding uncharacterized protein LOC142829446 gives rise to the protein MAAPAGEPPGPPAEEAPRGRKRRAPSWSPRELEALIELWKEEEGLHDLHSRRRNADLYTRLAQNLAQQGHPSCNCEQVRSKVKELRLGYVRATEGRGAGPDACPYFAELHSFLGEPAPQAPPVPVDTCQRPPINRPTEPEEADDSGSASGEEASVATQQAPSSNSSEDGEEPTAGPSTRPSIAAAAPPPAGQPRRHRLRQRDQLLRRHVHAVEAIQASIEERVQGDLQWRQDAWAAFLAECRGMRTTMDTLTAHIVHAIHYGMGRAQAPAIPPVAQVMPPPIPAPGPVPAPPPIPAPGPVPAPPPIPAPGPVPAPPPDPVPAPVPAPVPGRAPVPGRAPVPGRAPVPGRVHAPGHLRVQPAPTRSAQRGQAGPRRSVRRGRPSQ